Proteins found in one Balaenoptera acutorostrata chromosome 17, mBalAcu1.1, whole genome shotgun sequence genomic segment:
- the LOC103007189 gene encoding LOW QUALITY PROTEIN: ras-GEF domain-containing family member 1A-like (The sequence of the model RefSeq protein was modified relative to this genomic sequence to represent the inferred CDS: substituted 1 base at 1 genomic stop codon), whose protein sequence is MRVENKSSGLYTHYFGYLLWARLRRKGCAGATLARTEETMPQTSVVFSSILGPSCSGQVQEXGGGAGSSGDLIFQDGRLISGSLEALMEHLVPTVDYYPDRTYIFTFLLSSRVFVPPHDLLARVGQICLEQRQQLEAGSDKARLKSFSAKIVQLLKEWTEAFPYDFQDEKAMAELKAITHRVTQCDEENGTVKKAMAQMTQSRLLSLAARSQLQELREKLRSPAMDKGPILKAKPPAAQKDILGVCCDPLVLAQQLTHIELERVSSIHPEDLMQIVSHMDSRDKHRCRGDLIKTYSLEAYDNWFNCLSMLVATEVRQGLGSANPQQ, encoded by the coding sequence ATGAGGGTGGAGAACAAATCATCTGGGTTGTATACACATTATTTTGGTTACCTGCTGTGGGCCAGACTGCGGCGCAAGGGCTGCGCGGGAGCTACGCTGGCCCGGACCGAGGAAACTATGCCCCAGACGTCCGTGGTCTTCTCCAGCATCCTCGGGCCCAGCTGTAGTGGACAGGTGCAGGAGTGAGGAGGTGGGGCCGGCAGCTCCGGGGACCTCATCTTCCAAGACGGACGTCTCATCTCTGGGTCCCTGGAGGCCTTGATGGAGCACTTGGTCCCCACAGTGGACTATTACCCCGACAGGACGTACATCTTCACGTTTCTCTTGAGCTCCCGGGTCTTCGTCCCCCCTCATGACCTGCTGGCCCGCGTGGGGCAGATCTGCCTGGAGCAGAGGCAGCAGCTGGAGGCCGGATCTGATAAGGCCAGGCTGAAGTCCTTCTCAGCCAAGATCGTGCAGCTACTGAAGGAGTGGACAGAGGCCTTCCCCTACGACTTCCAGGACGAGAAGGCCATGGCCGAACTGAAAGCCATCACCCACCGGGTCACCCAGTGTGATGAGGAGAATGGCACGGTGAAGAAGGCCATGGCCCAAATGACGCAGAGCCGGCTGCTGTCCCTGGCTGCCCGGAGCCAGCTTCAGGAGCTGCGTGAGAAGCTCCGCTCACCGGCCATGGACAAAGGGCCCATCCTCAAGGCCAAGCCGCCAGCCGCGCAGAAGGACATCCTGGGCGTGTGCTGTGACCCCCTGGTGTTGGCCCAGCAGCTGACTCACATCGAGCTGGAGAGGGTCAGCAGCATCCACCCTGAGGACCTGATGCAGATCGTCAGCCACATGGACTCTCGGGACAAGCACAGGTGCCGAGGGGACCTGATTAAGACCTACAGCCTGGAGGCCTACGACAACTGGTTCAACTGCCTCAGCATGCTGGTGGCCACCGAGGTGCGCCAGGGCCTTGGAAGCGCCAACCCCCAACAGTGA